The Bacillota bacterium genome contains the following window.
CACCTATCAAATGGTAATGTAGATGTTGCACAGTTTGACCTGCATCAGCACCGCAATTATTTACAAGCCGGTATCCTTTTTCATAAATACCCATTTTCTTTGCCACTTCATTGACCGCAAGGTGGATATCCATGAGAATATTTGCATTACTGCTGTTAATATCCTTCATACTGGCAATATGGATTTTTGGGACTATTAATACATGTACCGGAGCAACAGGCTGAATGTCTTTAAATGCAATCACCTTATCATCTTCATATACAATTTGCGAAGGTATTTCCTTATTAATTATTTTACAAAAAATACAATCTGCCATAAAATAAAACCTCCCTAATATTCCGGATATTTACTAACCCGGTTTGTTGTCGCTTGCATCCTTATAAGCAATTATTACAAGCACAAAAAGTCTAACTATTGCACAAGTTGGCTTTTAATTACTTCAACCGCTTGTTGCAATGCTTCATCAATTCTTGACGAGTCCCTCCCCCCTGCTTGCGCCATATCCGGTCTTCCGCCGCCTCCACCCCCGATGATTTCAGCAGTCTTTTTTATAAGATCTCCCGAGTGAATGCCTTTTTTAACAGCATTCTTTGTAGCAGCAGCAACAAAATTCACTTTTCCATTATAGTCTGACGCAAGGATAATAATCCCATCTGTAAACCGGCCTTTCAGGATATCAGCCGTATTTCTTAAAGCCTCCATATCCATTCCGCTAAACTTTGCTGTAACAACACTTGTACCATTTATTACCAATGCATCTGATATTATTTCATCAATCCTGGACATGACAAGCTTAACCTTTAACTGTTCAATTTCCTTATATGCATTTTTGACCTCAGCCATAAGATTCTCAACTTTCTTTACCGAATCCTGGGGTGTTGTTTTCAGCGCTTCTGCAATGCTGTCTAAAAGTGCCTCTCTTTCCCTATAATATTTTAATGCATAATGGCCGCTTGCTGCTTCAATCCTCCTTGTACCTGCAGCGATTCCCGTCTCGCTCAATATCTTGACCAATCCAATTTTAGCAGTGGATTTCATATGGGTACCACCACAAAGCTCCATGCTATAGTCCCCTATTTTTACTACGCGGACCCTCTCTCCATACTTCTCTCCGAACAGAGCCATAGCCCCAAGGTTTTTTGCTTCATCAAGCCCCATTTCTTCCACATAAACAGGCATATCCTCCAGGATCTTTAAGTTCACTTCATCCTCTATGCGCTTCAACTCATCTTCTGAAACAGGCTCGAAATGTGTAAAGTCAAATCTCAACCTTTCAGCTTCAACCAGGGAGCCTGCCTGTGCAACATGCTCACCCAGTATATTGCGGAGGGCTTTGTGTATTAAATGAGTTGCTGTATGGTTTCTGGCAATTGACTCTCTTCTTGCAACATCAATTCTTGTCTCTCCCCTTTGCCCTTTTTCAACATATCCTCTCACAACTTTGCCATAGTGAAGATATATTCCATCCGTCGTTTTTTTACA
Protein-coding sequences here:
- a CDS encoding histidine triad nucleotide-binding protein; amino-acid sequence: MADCIFCKIINKEIPSQIVYEDDKVIAFKDIQPVAPVHVLIVPKIHIASMKDINSSNANILMDIHLAVNEVAKKMGIYEKGYRLVNNCGADAGQTVQHLHYHLIGGVTLGPKII